The genomic stretch ACTACCTCCAATATAAAAGATCTGTACATGCAATGGGTAGGCGATACAGAGATCAAAGGCCGACCCGACCAAAAACAAAAAGTAAAATACAAATCAACTCGGAGGAGGCGTCTCGGGCCCATCATCAAAGGGAACGCTCCCCGGCATATCCACACCATCATCCGCAGGGTGATCGGCAAAAGGGTCCGGCTCCAACTCCCACTCCGGATGGGTCGATCGGGCGCGAGCACAGGCCACCCGGTATCCGAATTCATACGTCACCCGCCCCGACCTTACCAGGCCACGCTCAAAGCTCGCCGAGGCCTTGTACTCAACGATCGCTCTCTCCAGCCGCTCTGGCAACGCTCGCTGCTCTTCCTTTAGGGCTTCCTCAGCCACCCAGGCCGAAGATCGGGTAGACTCGACGTCGTTCGAGAGCGTCTGCAGTTCGTCATCCAGCGTTCGGGCCCGAGCCTGACTCTCCTCCAGCTCGGCCTTCAGGCGCCTCACCTCCTCCTCCAAAGCCGAGGCGCGTTGCTCGGCGGCTGCTACAACCTCCGGGTCGGACGACCGCCTCAGCTCTTCGTTCTCGAGGCGCAGCGCGGCGAAGGCGCTCGATTGGCGCTCAATCATCTTCCCAGCGTCAAGGGCCCGGTCGAGCAGAGCCATGGCGTAATGTTGGCCCTGCACCGAGATGTCACGTCAAGATCCACAGGAAATAGCCGTTGAATGGGAGCGGGATGCCGACACTTACCCAGACCAGAGACTTGGCCGCTCGATCTGCCAAGGCCTCCGACGTCATGCCGTAAAGCTCCTTGGCCAACAGCGGGTGCAGCGCGCCCCGGATGAACTCCTGGGCCATCGGTCCATCGGCCCATACACGGCTGTCCGCTTTAAGGGCGGACCACCGAGGAACATAGGGAGTTCCCGCCGCTCTAGTAGGTAGGCAGGTCATGCCCGGAGTCCGGTACTCCTCGCCGGCCGACACATCGACGCGGCACAAGTCCCGCATCGACTTCGGGCGCAAAGAAGCCCCTGGCGCAGGATCCCCTCCGGCTGACCCGACCGCCTCCTTGCCTATGGCAGCCCCCGAGGCCTCGCCCAGCGGAACGCCTCTCGCAAGATTGCGTTCACGAGCAGCCGCCCTCGCGGACACCTTCCTGACCGCGGTCTTCAGTTTCTTGGACGGGCGCCTCACGTCCGGAGAGCCCGGGCCACCCTCCGATGCCCCCCTTTTCAGGACAGCTCCTGAACCGTCGCCACCCCGAGGCGCGGCCACCTTGGATCGGCCCTGAGACGTTTTCTTCACAGATTGAAGATCCACCATTTCTGCAAGAGAAAGCCTGGTTGGTCAGGCGGCTCGAGACAAAAAGCTATACGCGGCATAAAGAACAACCATACCCCCGACAGCCGGGCTCAGCCCTGCAGTGGCCAGCCATTCCTCGGTCATCTCCCCGATTGCCCGAGAAGAAGACAGAATGCCCCTCAGACGATCCACATCCGCCGACTCCCTGCCAGAAAGCAACGGGAGGACATTGTCGACAGAGCGGGAGGTCCACCCAGTGCTGAAGCCCCATCATCGACTGCAACTGACGAAGAAGAACCGGCTCTTCCAACCTTTATTGTTGGAAGGTGCGCCGCCGATCTTGAACCTGCTACGCGCGGCCAGGTAATAGCCGCCCCGACCCCGACACAGTCGAAAGCAAGCCAGAAATAGACCCCTGGACGGTGCTATCTCGGCCGCCCGACACTCTCCAAGGAAGACGACTAAATAGCGCCACGAATTTGGCGCCATCTGAGATGGCGATATACCCCACTTATGGAGGCAGTCCTCAATCATGGGATGGAGTGGAAATCGTAGCCCCGCCTCAAGGGCGCCCGCCGTCAAACCGAACCCCTGAGGAAACTAGTCATACGGGCGCTGACCCGGACGGGGGGCGGACAGGGTATAACCCTCCGGGATCCAGTAGCGAGCCCGAAGCTCCCCCAGAAGCTCCCCCGTCACCACCGAGTCTACGTCATGCCACTGCTTGAACTTCTCAAGCAGGGCAGAACTCCCTCCCACTTCTAGGGATACTCTCCCCGGAGACAAATGCCTAACCCCGGGGCGCTCGGAAGAGGAGGTAGAAGttgaaggagaggaggaggaggaagacaaaGACATCCTAACCTCAAGACGATGGGAAAATGCCTGAGTCGAGAGATAGGGCGAACGGGGAGCAGCAGCGGCTGGACAGAATAACGGCAACCAAGCAGTGGCAGGGGAACCCCTCTGGGGAAGGCTTATGTATAATAAGCCGTGGACGACGGTCGAGCTTCCCGAGGAAGGAAAAGGTAGATCGCGGCCCTCGAGGCCAGCAGGGCGCCTCAGAATCCCACATTCACCAATTTCGGAGATCCCGCCCAGGGGAACCTGATCCCCGAGAACCGCGCCACCTCCCCTCGGAGCGCCACGTGGCGTGCAGCGTCGCACACCCCACCGCCACAACTTACGGCGCCTGCATTCCTGCCTTTGGAAGACAGCAAAGCAGTGACTCCCAGGTACGAGAAAGGCCTGCGTCCCAAGCACAACACCAACGCGAGGCGACTTGCGGCTCGGCGATCCAGTCATGATGAGTCCCTCCAGTTcggcctccgacttgcgactcgtcggttcAAAGCAtatcccgagtcgctccagttcatttcccgacttgcggctcggcgATCCAGTCATTACGAGTCACTCCAGTTcggcctccgacttgcgactcgtcggttcAAAGCATATCCCGAGTCACTCCAGTTcggcctccgacttgcgactcgtcggttcAAAGCATATCCCGAGTCACTccagttcatttcccgacttgcggctcgacGATCCAATCGTTACGAGTCGCTCGTTTGAGTCAAACATTACACAAGGACGCCATCCATCCACAGGACTctaaaaaataaatgcatcacGCCTCCGCCTAGGGGGGGGGGGAAGTGATAGGGGGGTCACCATAGAGTCAACGGGGACACGGACTGTGATGCCAGCCATCCCATGGTTGGACAATCGAAGCGACCCCCCTCAGGGAGTAATGGCGACGCGACATGCCTCGATGCCATCCGCGCGTGGCCCGCACTCTGCCCGAGTGAACGACCATTAACGCTGACCCGACGTCGCCAACGTCACCCCCTCTCAGCCAACGGCTACGTCGCCCATACCCTGCACGATCACCCAAACGCAGAAGGCGACGACCGAggccgcccataccctgcgacaggATGGTCCGCCACGCGACCCTAATGGCGATGTCAAATCCAGCCAGAGGCACGACCCTGCTCTGACAGGCAGGAACATCAGATAGTATCAGACCCAAACTATAAATAGTCCAGAGCCCTAAAGGTACAGAAAAAAGGAGGGGAGGGCACGAGTTCGACAAACAGAAATCCTCTTCTCGTCCGCTAATAggaccgtcggaggggtcgggccgaagagacggtccgacctttgtgcaggtacgcaCCGACCGCATTACCGGGACGCTGCAACTAGCCATCTCCGAAGACCACACCCCGATCGGGTTGCCGCGAGCGCTTCCCCAAAGACGTCAAGAAGCTCTACCTGTGATCCTCGGCATCCGGACCCCTGAACCAAGCCGTACCGCCCCAAGGTCACGGCCTAAGCAAGTGCAGACCGCATCAAGAACCAACTTGTTTTATCTTAATGTCATAGTCTTTAATTGGTATAAAATCTTATTGTTCGATTATTGTGCAACGGAAGATGACactaactttattattattattactattattttgtAGTAATAGATTGAAAGACGTGCGTCGGTACAATCAAAGTTGGGTTTGAATGTAAAAGAGACGCTCCTACTTTATGCATGTTTTGCCAGTGCTACAGTTGCTGGTCACCGTTGATCGGTTTGGAGATTTGTGAGTAcagtagtattttttttaatattaatttaaaatttcttgAACATGCATTGATTCGTTGTGCTGTTTAGTTGACTTTTTGATTTCTGTGCAAGAAtaagattttttatcttttttattctcGGTCACCACATGGTCTTCGATTTAGGTGAGGGtttatttttgtttaattttgaGGCTTCTTATTTTATTGCTCTCGGGGGTTCTTAAcgatgttatttttaataatataatatatttttatttttttaaaatgattttaCATATTTATCAGAAGTCAATCAAATCCATAAGAAACATTAGTCATTAATTTTGCTTGGTTAAATGAGAAAAATTAGCTTTCGATTGGATCAAATTAAATTGTAATATTTCTTAGAATATTGGCTTCAGATGCTTTCGTTATTTTTTTGAGTTGTAGGTATATTTAGAAAGCAGATAATAATTATTGTGAGGTAAAAATTATCTTTAAAGGATTATACTAGACTTATGAGGatagtaaatattataaataaatattttttttctccctcTGTGATGAATTTTAAATGTTGTTAGGGATATTTTCCATCAACTGTTTATTATGAATGATTATAAAATCTTGCATGCAAGAAAATCATGTGGCTAATTGATTAGTCACTCGTATTAGAGCCAataaattctttaatttttggaGGAATTTTCATCTTTTGGATTTGGATATATCTTTCGTTGATATATCAATTTTAGTAATTAAGTTTTTTAAgttttcttttgtgtgtgtgtatatatatatatatatatatatatatatatatatagtttatgcaGCTATAACTTGCACCTTTGTCTTGGCTGACACAAAGACTTAGAAGAGAGAGGTACActactcccactcccactcccactctgTGATCAAAGATGGCCGTTGTTCTTGATGCCTTCATCTCCGGGCTGGTCGGTACGTTGAAGGACATGGCTAAAGAGGAGGTGGACTTGCTGTTGGGCGTCCCCGGGGAGATCcaaaacctccaacgatctctccgCAACATCCACTCTGTCCTTCGCGTCGCCGAGAAGCGGCGGATCGAGGACGAGGACGTCAACGACTGGCTGATGGAGCTCAAGGATGTCATGTACGACGCCGACGACCTCCTCGACGAGTGCCGGATGGAGGCCGAGAAGTGGACTCCTCGTGAGTCCGATCCGAAGCCGTCCACCTTGTGCGGATTTCCCTTCTTTGCTTGCTTTCGCGAGGTCAAGTTCAGACATGCGGTGGGCGTCAAAATCAAGGTTCTCAACGATCGGCTGGAAGAGATCTCGGCCCGAAGGTCCAAGCTGCAACTCCATGTGTCTGCGGCCGAACCAAGGGTGGTTCCTCGAGTTAGTCGCATAACTTCCCCCGTGATGGAGTCTGACATGGTTGGCCACCGACTGGAGGAGGACTCAAAGGCACTGGTGGAGCAGCTGACAAAGCAAGATCCGAGTAAGAACGTGGTGGTGCTGGCAATTGTGGGGATCGGCGGCATCGGAAAGACCACCTTCGCTCAGAAGGTGTTCAATGATGGTAAAATCAAAGCCAGCTTCCGCACCACCATCTGGGTGTGCGTGTCCCAAGAGTTCAGCGAGACGGATCTCCTCGGAAATATCATCGAAGGTGCTGGTGGAAAATATAATAGAGAACAGAGCAGGAGTCTGCTGGAGCCCTTGGTGGCGGGTCTCCTGAGAGGGAACAAGTTCTTGCTGGTGTTGGATGATGTTTGGGATGCTCAGATCTGGGACGACTTGCTCCGCAATCCTTTGCAGGGAGGAGCAGCAGGCAGCAGGGTGCTGGTGACCACCAGAAACGAAGGGATCGCGAGGCAAATGAAGGCGGCCCACTTCCACGAGATGAAGCTGCTGCCTCCGGAGGATGGCTGGTCGCTCCTGCGCAAGAAGGCGACGATGAATGCAGAGGAGGAAAGGGATGCCCAAGATCTCAAGGACACAGGCATGAAGATTGTTGAGAAATGCGGAGGGCTTCCCCTGGCCATCAAGACCATCGGAGGGGTCCTCTGCACCAGAGGACTCAACAGAAATGCGTGGGAGGAAGTTCTCCGCAGCGCCGCATGGTCACGGACCGGGCTTCCCGAAGGTGTGCACGGAGCACTGAATCTGAGCTACCAAGACTTGTCGTCCCATCTCAAGCAATGCTTTCTCCACTGCGCCTTGTTCCAAGAAGATTTTAAGTTTCACGAACCTGAAATCGTCAGATTATGGATAGCCGAGGGGTTTGTCGAAGCACGAGGAGATGTTAGCTTGGAGGAAACAGGGGAGCAATATTACAGAGAGCTGCTTCAAAGGAGCCTTCTACAATCGCAACGTTACGGTCTGGACTACGATGAGTCTTCCAAGATGCATGACCTGCTGCGATCGCTCGGCCATTTCCTATCGAGAGATGAGAGCTTGTTCATTAGTGACGTACAAAACGAGGGGAGAAGTGCTGCCGCCCCGATGAAGCTGCGTCGGTTGTCGATTGGGGCCACTGTAACCACGGACATCCGGCATCTCGTCAGTTTGACCAAGCAACATGAGTCAGTGAGGACATTGTTGGTGCCGAGAACAAGTGGATATGCGGAGGATATTGATGAGTACTTGAAAAACTTCGTGCGACTTAGAGTCCTGCATCTTATGTTCATAAATATCAAGATCCTACCGTGCTACATCGAAAATTTGATACACTTGAGATACTTGAATGTGTCCTGGAGCTCTGTAACGGAGCTTCCAGAAAGCATATGCAATCTGATGAATTTACAGTTTTTGATCCTTTTTGGATGTAGACAGTTGACACAGATCCCCCAAGGTATAGCAAGACTAGTCAATCTAAGGGCACTCGATTGTAAAGGTACACGGCTGGAGAGCTTTCCATATGGAATAAAAAGGTTGAAGCACCTCAATGAACTCCAAGGATTCGTCGTGAACACGGGCATTGGTATGTGCCCATTGGAAGTATTAGGCGGACTCCAGGAACTCAGATACCTCTCCGTTGACAGGTTGGAGATGACGTACATGGAAGCTGAACCAAGAAGGGCTACAAGCGGCTTAAAGGGTAACCAAAAACTGAAGAAACTACTTTTAAGTTGCTCATTCACATCCGATGGTTACACGGAGGAAGAGATTGAAAGAATGGAGAAGGTGTTGGATGTGGCACTTCATCCACCATCATCTGTTGTTTCGCTCAGGTTACAGAATTTCTTCGGCCTCCGGTACCCCAGCTGGATGGCGTCTGCAAGCATCAGTTCGCTTCTTCCAAACATAAGCCGCTTGGAACTAATTAACTGCGATCATTGGCCACTGCTTCCACCGCTAGGAAAGCTCCCCAGTTTGGAGTTTCTTGTCATACGAGGTGCACGTGCAGTGACAACCATCGGACCGGAATTTTTTGGGTGtgaagctgctgctgctactggaaATGATCGTGAACGGAATTCAAAGCGCCCTTCTTCTTCTTATCCTACTTCTCCTCCTTCGTTGTTTCCGAAACTAAGGCAGCTGGAACTCAGGAAAATGACTAACATGGAAGTGTGGGATTGGGTAGCGGAAGGCTTTGCTATGCGTCGCCTCGACAAATTGGACCTCGTAAATTGCCCCAAGTTGAAGTCCCTACCGGAAGGCCTGATCCGACAGGCAACCTGCTTAACCACATTGGATCTGACCGATGTGTGTGCTCTCAAGTCCATCGGAGGTTTCCCTTCTGTAAAAGAACTGAGTATAAGTGGTGACTCAGATCTGGAGATTGTTGCTGATCTCCCTGCACTGGAGCTCTTGAAGTTGGGCGGGTTTTTCTTTCCATACAATCATTTACCAGAGTGGTTGGCGGATTTCACTATCCTACAGAGACTGGACGTACACGGAACCACCCAACTCCTCCGCAGATGCCTCCAAAATGGCGCATACTGGCCCATGATCAAACACTTTCCTAATTTTTCCATCAAAGATGACCGAGGCAATTATATAAACTACATCAAGCATTCCGGCACCTTCGAGACAAACCTAGTCGATGATAATGCTGCTTTTGCTGCAgctgctgaagaagaagaagaagaagaaagacatCAATGAGCTTTGAGGTAACTTACCTTTCATGCTCACGTCTCCACCATCTAACGTCTTCTGGTTTTGGAGTGGCAACTCACAATCATATTTTGCTGCTTATGGCAGGGAGATCGACATCATTCACGATGTAATTGGCAGTCATGTCTAATATGCTCATTGCAAACGGAACTGACCATGGAAAATCCGAGACTTTTGAGCGGAAATGCAGATCGAGAGGTTGGTTGAGACTCATGCTATGGTGATGAAACTATTTTGGCTTTCTGTATATTATGGTGATGAAACTACATTCCCAAGATATGGTGATGAAACTATATATATTGAGGAACATACAGATCATGTGTTGTGGAATTACTGTAGAACTAAGATGCAGACCTGTGAGTCAGTCAAATATCTGCTGTAGTTGTACCAGACAAAGTAGTAGTTTTCTGATTTGTTCTTCTGAATATACCTAAGAATGACGAAACTGAAATGATTTCT from Musa acuminata AAA Group cultivar baxijiao chromosome BXJ1-3, Cavendish_Baxijiao_AAA, whole genome shotgun sequence encodes the following:
- the LOC103980007 gene encoding disease resistance protein RGA2, yielding MAVVLDAFISGLVGTLKDMAKEEVDLLLGVPGEIQNLQRSLRNIHSVLRVAEKRRIEDEDVNDWLMELKDVMYDADDLLDECRMEAEKWTPRESDPKPSTLCGFPFFACFREVKFRHAVGVKIKVLNDRLEEISARRSKLQLHVSAAEPRVVPRVSRITSPVMESDMVGHRLEEDSKALVEQLTKQDPSKNVVVLAIVGIGGIGKTTFAQKVFNDGKIKASFRTTIWVCVSQEFSETDLLGNIIEGAGGKYNREQSRSLLEPLVAGLLRGNKFLLVLDDVWDAQIWDDLLRNPLQGGAAGSRVLVTTRNEGIARQMKAAHFHEMKLLPPEDGWSLLRKKATMNAEEERDAQDLKDTGMKIVEKCGGLPLAIKTIGGVLCTRGLNRNAWEEVLRSAAWSRTGLPEGVHGALNLSYQDLSSHLKQCFLHCALFQEDFKFHEPEIVRLWIAEGFVEARGDVSLEETGEQYYRELLQRSLLQSQRYGLDYDESSKMHDLLRSLGHFLSRDESLFISDVQNEGRSAAAPMKLRRLSIGATVTTDIRHLVSLTKQHESVRTLLVPRTSGYAEDIDEYLKNFVRLRVLHLMFINIKILPCYIENLIHLRYLNVSWSSVTELPESICNLMNLQFLILFGCRQLTQIPQGIARLVNLRALDCKGTRLESFPYGIKRLKHLNELQGFVVNTGIGMCPLEVLGGLQELRYLSVDRLEMTYMEAEPRRATSGLKGNQKLKKLLLSCSFTSDGYTEEEIERMEKVLDVALHPPSSVVSLRLQNFFGLRYPSWMASASISSLLPNISRLELINCDHWPLLPPLGKLPSLEFLVIRGARAVTTIGPEFFGCEAAAATGNDRERNSKRPSSSYPTSPPSLFPKLRQLELRKMTNMEVWDWVAEGFAMRRLDKLDLVNCPKLKSLPEGLIRQATCLTTLDLTDVCALKSIGGFPSVKELSISGDSDLEIVADLPALELLKLGGFFFPYNHLPEWLADFTILQRLDVHGTTQLLRRCLQNGAYWPMIKHFPNFSIKDDRGNYINYIKHSGTFETNLVDDNAAFAAAAEEEEEEERHQ